The genomic DNA AAGACCTTTAAAATCGAAGAGTTTTGTTCTAACCGTCTCTCCAGGAGGAGTGAATGTATCCTGTTGCCGTCGGCTTGCTCTTGATCGTGGGCATGGCTTTTTTTTCCTACACCATCAACAACCGGGTTGGCTTGCTCAGGATGGCGAAGGGGAAGGCCTGGCGCTTTGAAAAGGTCCCCGAACGGGTGGCGGCTCTCTTTACCTACGCGGTCGGCCAAAGGCGGATGATGCAGATCAAACGCGACTTCTGGCCCGGCCTCTGGCACGCCTTCATCTTCTGGGGCTTCTGCGTCCTCTCGATCCGGACCGTCACCCTCTTCGGCCAAGGCTTCGATCCCGACTTTCACCTCCCCGGCTTCGGCGGCGCCCTCGGCAATTTCTACAACCTCAACAAGGACATCTTCACGGTCCTGGTCTTCTCCGGCTGCGTCTTCTTCCTGATCCGGCGCTGGTTCACCATTCCCGACCGGATCTCGATCTCCAACGAAGGCTGGTTCATCCTGCTCACCATCATGGGCTTGATGGTCACCGAATGGTTTTACGACGGCGGCCAGCTCGCGCTCGGCAACCACCACATCGACCCGCTCTGGGCCCCGGTCGGCACCCTCTTCTCCAAGCTGATCACCGCCCTCGGCTGGCAACCCTCGACGACTCACGTCGTCAGCATCAGCTCTTACTTCCTCCACTTGGCCTTGATCCTGGGCTTCTTGAACTTCCTGCCTTACGGCAAGCACTTCCACATCATCACCTCGCTGCCCAACGTCTTCATGCGCAACCTCCGGCCCTACGGCGCGCTGAACCCGATCAACCTCGAGGACGAAAACATCACCACCTTCGGCATCGACAAGATCAACGAGTTCAGCTGGAAGGACGTGATGGACATGTACACCTGCACCGAGTGTGGGCGCTGCACCTCCCATTGTCCGGCCTACAACACCAACAAGCCGCTCAATCCCAAGCAGTTCCTGATGGAGTTGAAGGAATTCTCGGTCCACCACTCCCAAGATATCCTGGAGGGCAGCGCGGAGCAGAAGGAAGCCGTCCTCGGGAAATCGCTGGTCCCCGACGTCATCGATCCGGAGATCCTCTGGAGCTGCACCACCTGCCGGGCCTGCGAAGAAGCCTGCCCGGTCTTCATCGAGTACGTGCAGAAGATCGTCGACATGCGCCGCCACCTGGTCCTGATGCGCGGCGAGTTCCCGGCCGAGGCCCAGGCCACCCTCCGCAACATCGAGAACAACAGCAACCCCTGGGGCATCGGCTTCGACGAGCGGGCCAATTGGGCCAAGGGCATGGGCGTTCCCTCGCTGGCCGAGAAGCCCGAGGTCGACGTGCTGTATTGGGTCGGCTGCGCCGGCTCCTTCGACGATCGCAACAAAAAGGTCAGCACCGCGGTGGTCAAGATCCTCCAGGAAGCCAAGATCGATTTCGCCATTCTCGGTCCCGAGGAAGGCTGCACCGGCGACCCGGCCCGCCGCATCGGCAACGAGTACCTATTCCAGACTCTGGCCAAGCAAAACATCGACACCATGGGCAAATACAAGTTCAAGACCGTGCTGGCCCAGTGCCCGCACTGCTTCAACACGATCAAGAACGAATACCCCCAGTTCGGCGGCAACTACGAGGTCGTCCATCACACCGACTTCATCAAGCGCCTGATCGACGAAGGCAAGATCAAGCCGGTCAAGAACCTCGAGGAGAAGGTCACTTATCACGACTCCTGCTACCTCGGCCGCTACAACAACATCTACGACCAGCCCCGCGAAGTGCTGAAGAGCATCCCCGGTATCGAATACCAAGACGTCGAGATCTCGCGGAACATCGGCCGCTGCTGCGGTGCCGGCGGCGGGCGGATGTGGATGGAAGAGCATCTCGGCGAGCGGGTCAACCACAAGCGGCTCGAGGACCTGATGACGGTCGAGCCCAAGACGGTGGCCTCGGCCTGCCCCTTCTGCATGACCATGATCACCGACGCGGCCCGAGACAAGCACGTCGAGGTCAAGACCAAGGACATCGCCGAGATCGTCGCAGAATCTATATAATTCCCGTTCAATATTACCCCCCCCCCTCGCGGGGGAGGGAGCCCTCGGTCGAAGACCGAGGGGGGAGAGGGGGTGCTGCAAAAGCAGCATTCTCTTTAGGCCGCCCCCCTCACCCGGTTTCGACTCCGTCGAAACCACCCTCTCCCACAAGGGGAGAGGGCGAATCGAATTTTTCAGCAATTTTTTTTCGCAACAGTTCTTCAACTTCCACCAGAATCGGTGCTCGCCCTAACAGCTGCCGCATCGAGGTGATCTCGCAGTCCTGGATCCCGCAAGGCACGATCACGCCGAAATCTTCCAGCCGCGGATCGACGTTCACCGCCACCCCGTGCATGCTGACACCGCGGTCGACCGAAAAGCCGACCGAGGCGATCTTTGATCCTCCGACCCAGACGCCGGGACAGCCTTCGCGGGTGGCGGCGGCGATGCCGAATTCCCCCAAGCTGCCGATCACCGACTCTTCCACCCGCCGGACGAATTGGGGAATGCTGAGCTTGCGCATCGTCAGGGAGACGATGAAATAAGCCACGAGCTGACCGGGGCCATGATAAGTGAGTCTCCCTCCTCGCCCGGCATCGGCGACCTCGAAACCCCGGCCCTGCAACTCGGCCGGGCTGATCTTGAAATCCTCCTCGGCCGGCCGCCGGCCGCGGGTGATGACCCGGGGATGCTCGACGAAGAGGACCCGGTCGCCGATCTCGCCGGCTTGACGGCGGCGGCGCAGCTTGAGTTGCATCTCCAAGACCTCGGCGAAAGGCCGGCGGCCGAGGCTTTCGAATTGGATCGAGGGAATCTTGGGCATTCAGAACACCAGCTCTTCGATCACGTTAGTATGCCCTTTCCATTCCTTCAAGCTCCCATGCGGGATCTTTTTGTCGTCGTAATCGATCTGGACGAAGGTGAGCCGGAGAAAGCGGCCGAGGCTCCCGACCTCGAGGCTGATCTTCTCGTTCCAGGTTCCGGTGTTGAAGTATTCCTTGCCCGGCTTGAAGCGCATGTAGAGATGCTGGTGGGTGTGGCCGAAGACGACGATGCGGTTTTCCTCGCGGCTCATCAAGATCCGCTCGGCTTCCTTATGCAAGCGGGGATGAACCGTCGTTTGGCGGAGAATGCCCAAGATTTGGCGCCAGCTGAGCTTGCGGGCCGGGTTGGGCGTGATCAAGAACTTGATGAACCAGTAGGCCACCTTCAAGGCGCTGCGGATCGCGAACCAAGTGTCATGAAGCAAGGCCCAGCGCTTATACATCGCGAAGGGATGGACCTTGTCGATGTAAGGCCGCTCCTTTTTCAACTCGTTCAGGTAATGAATGACGAAGAAGCTGCCAAAAGGCAGGTTGATGATCGGCTCGGGTAGGCCCTCGCTCAGGAAATAATGCTCGCGGTCATAGCGGTTGTCGGCCTGATACTGGTTGCCGTGCTCGACGTGAACCCCGTCGAACTCGTAGGCCTCCATCACGAACTTCACCGCGCCGCCGAGGCGGAGCCGGACCGCTTCGCGGACCCCTTCCCAAAGCAGGCCCGGATCGTGGTTGCCCAGGACGAAGGTCACCGAATGGTGAGCCAGCCGGGAAAACTCGGCGAGCTTGTCGAAAAGGCCCGGATGGCCCTTCAGGATGCTCATCGTCTTGTGAAGGGCGTCGGACTCGGTGATGACGTCGCTGAAGCGGTTTCGATAGTCGATCTGGAGGAGGTTGAAGAAGTCGCCGTTGAGGATGAGCTCGACGTCGGCCCGGTGATGGCTGCCGTTCATGTAATAGTCGAGGAACTCGACGAACTGGCGGTCGGCGTTGAAATCTTCGAGGAGGTTGGGCGAGCCGTCGGGCAGATGCCGGCCCTTGCCGAGGTGGAAGTCACTGACGACGAGCTTCAACTTTTTCAGGGGAAAGAGCTGCACGCTTACCCTCCCGGTAAATTCCCCATCCCACCCTAGTGTAATGGATACCGGAGGCGATTGTCATGAGGGCGGCGGCATAGATGACCCAGCCTAGGATCCTCGCCACAAGCGGCTCCCAGGCCATCAGCGAGTCCGGCTGCTCCGACCGGAGGAAGGTCAGCAGGAAGGCCAGAAAGATGGTTTGAAGCTGGAAAAAAGTCGTCAGCTTGCTCAGGCGCGAGGGGCCGAAGCGGATGGGGATGTGCGAGAACTTGATGACCGCCAGGCCGCCGATGATCCAGAGGTCGCGAAAAATCACCAAAACCGCCAGCCAAACCGGCACCAGGCCCCGCATCGCCAGGACAATGAAGGTGACGAACATCAAGAGCTTGTCGGCGGCCGGGTCGAGGGCCGCGCCGAGGTTGGTTTTAAGCTGGAGGCGCCGTGCCAGGTAGCCGTCGACGACGTCGGTCAGGCCGGTGACGACGAAGATCAATAACGCAATGCGGTATTGGCCGGCCAAGAAGTAGTAGGTGAAAACCGGAACCAAAAGGATCCGAAGCAAGGTCAGGGAATTAGGCAGGTTGAAGAGAGCCATGGATTCCGATTTAACCCTGGCTCCGAGCCCAAGGTCTACGGCCTTTATGAGGGCCTTGGCGGGGGCAAGTCAAAGCAATAATGGCCTTGACAGGCCAAGGGCTTCTGTTACCTTTCGCAAAATTTTTCTGTTCCTACCGTTCCTGTAAGGAGGATCCCTAATATGATGAAACGCTTAACCCTCGCTTCCGCCGCGATTTTGGCGGCGGGCGTCGCCCTCGGTTTTTCCCAATCGGCCGAGGCGAAGAAGAAGGAATACCCGGCCTGCAGCCAGCAACCGACGGTGGCTGTCGACCAGTTCCGTTATGAAAATATCTACATCGGTTGGGATGAATTTGCCGGAGCCGCCCGTGACGTCGCCGTCAACGAGCTGACCAACTCCGGTTGCTTCCGGGTAGTCGAGCGCGGCGGTGCCGGAGTCGGCGCCGGTTACGACCGCGAACAATTTCTCCAAGCCACCGGCCAGGCCCGTCCCGGCCAGAAGAAAGCCAAGGGCGGCAACGTCACCCTGGCTTCTCGGATCGTCCAATTCGCCCTCACCGGCGTCTCCAAGGACAATGTCGGCGGCAGCTTCGGCGGCCTCGGCGTCGGCGGCGGCAAGTTCGGCCTTGGCGCGGTCTCTCCCAAGTCCTCCAATTTCCGGATGACCTGCCGGATGTATGATTCCTCGACCAGCGAAGTCTTGGCCTCGAGCGAGGTCTCCAAGAACAAAGTCGACATCGGACTCCTCGGCGCCGGTGGCGGCAGCGGCCTCGGCTTCGGCGGCGACTTCTGGTACAAGAACCCAGTCGGCAAAGCCGTCTCGGAAATGATCCACGACTGCGCGGTCCAATTGGCCGAGCGGACCCAGAATATGAACTTCAGCAACTAATTGTTGAGGCTGAATGTTTTTAACCCCGTCTGGGAAACCAGGCGGGGTTTTTTATTTCCCCTCCCCCCTTGCGGGGGAGGGTGTCTCCGGCTTCGCCGGAGACGGGAGAGGGGGCGCGGCATAAGCAGCCTTCGCTTTATGCCACGCCCCCTCTCCCGGTTCGGCTTCGCCGAACCGACCTCTCCCGCAAGGGGAGAGGTTATGAAGCCCGTACCGTCCGCATCCGAATCGCCCGCTCCTTGCGGAGCCGGCCGTAATCGTCGGGGCTGAGGGCGACCTGCATCCAGACCCCATCCTCGCCGTCCTTGCGTTCGTGGACTTCGCCGACCCGATAGATCCAATCGAGGCGGTCGCCCAGCTCGTAAGGCACCTTCACCTGGACGGTTTTGAAGTTCTCGTGGAGCCGATCCTCGATCTGCTGCAACAGCTCCGGCACGCCCTTCCCGCTTCGAGCCGAGATCCGGGCCCCGTGGCCGTTGGCCGCCGAGGCGCCGAGCAGGTCGATCTTGTTATAGACCTCGATGGTCGGCTTGCTATGCAGTCCCAGCTCCTGCAAGACCGCCTCGACGCACTCCTTTTGCTGGGGCCAAGTCGGGTAGCTGACGTCGATGACGTGGAGCAGCAAATCGGCGCCCCGCACCTCCTCGAAAGTCGCCTTGAAGGCGTCGACCAATTGGTGCGGCAGCTTGCGAATGAATCCGACGGTGTCGGACAGCAGAACCTCCCGGCCCGAAGGCAGGGAAAGCCGGCGGACCGTGGGGTCGAGGGTCGCGAAAAGCTTGTCCTCGACCAAAACTCCGGCATGAGTGAGGTAGTTCATCAGGGTCGATTTTCCGGCGTTGGTGTAGCCGACCATCGCCACCGTCGGGATGGGAACGCCGGCCCGCTTTTGGCGGTGCAATTGGCGCGAAACTTCGACCCGTTCCAGCTGCCCCTTGATCCGCGAAATCCGCTCCCGGATCCGCCGGCGGTCGACTTCCAATTGGGTTTCACCAGGACCCCGGGTGCCGATTCCGCCGCCGAGCCGGCCGAAGTGGGCCCACTGGCCGACCAGCCGGGGCATTAAATACATGCACTGGGCCAGCTCGACCTGGAGCTTGCCCTCCTTGGAGCGGGCATGCTGGGCGAAGATATCGAGGATGAGGCCGGTCCGGTCCACCACTTTGCAGCGGAGCTTTTCCTCGAGATTGCGATTTTGGCCCGGCGTGAGATCCTCGTCGAAAACCACCGTGTCAGCCTGGGTTTCCCGAACCAAGTCGGATATTTCCTCAAGCTTCCCTTTACCGATGAAGGTCGAAGGCTCGATTTTTTTCAGTTCTTGTTGGGTGGTGGAGATGACGAGAGCCCCGGCAGTGTGGACGAGGCGTTCCAGCTCGAAAAGCGATTCGCGGGCGTCGAGGGTGCTCTGGCGGGGGTGACGGATGCCGACCAAGATGGCGCGTTCAACGGGTCTTTTAGTTTTATCCAGGCTTGTGTACCTCCTTAATCCATCAGGATGACTTAATATTACCGGAATCGGCGGACAAGACAACCTCAATTCAGCATGAGCGAAGAGGCCCCGAACATCCGCTCGACCTCGCCGATGAAATCGTCGCAGAGCCCGACCTCCAAATCCGGCGGCAGGGCCAAGACGGTTTCGCGCTCGGAGGGGCCCACCAAATGCAGGTAGGCCGGCAATTTGCCGGGGTAGCGGCCGAGGAGCTGCTTGAATTCCTCCAACGCTTCCCGGGTCATCAGCTCTTGGCGGACGGTCAGGTGGACCGCCTTGGTTTTTTGCAGACGCATCTGCTCCAGCGAAAGAATCTCCCGGGCCAGGATCTTGGTGGCCTCGTCATTGTGGTCGACGTTGCCCTTCACGAAGAGCGGAACGTCGGACTTGAGCAGCGAGGCCGATTGGGCGAAGAGATCGCTGAACACCACCACTTCGATGGTGCCGGTCAAATCTTCCAAGGTCAGAAAGGCCATCCGGGCGCCCTTCTTGGTGAGGATCTCCTTCATCGCCACCACCATGCCGCAGAGCCCCACCTCGGACTTGTCGACGGCCTGGGCGCATTTCCGGGTGTCGAAAGAGGCCAGGCGCTGGATCTGGTCCTTGTAGCGCCGCAGCGGGTGGCCGGTGATGTAGAAGCCCAAGGCTTCCTTCTCGAAGGCCAGCTTCTCGCCTTCGGGCCATTCGGCGGTATTGGGCAGCTGGGGCACGGCCTCATGGGCCGGCAGGAGGGCGAACATGCTGGTCTGGCCGACCCGTTTCTCGTCCCGATGCCGGATCCCCCAGTCCATCGCGATGTCGAGCGCCGCCATCAAGGGAGCCCGCTCTCCCATCCCATCCATCGCTCCGCACTTGATCAACGACTCCAAAACTTTCTTGTTCGCCCGCCTTAAGTCGACCCGCTCGCAGAAGTCGAAGAGCGTTTGGAATTTGCCGCCGGCCTCGCGGGCTTCCATGACCGACTCGATGGCGGTGTCGCCGACGCCCTTGACCGCGGCCAAGCCGAAGCGGATCTCGCCCGGCCCTTCGACCGAGAAGAACTTATAGCTGGCGTTGACGTCGGGCGGCAGGATCGAGATGCCCCGCTCCCGGCAGTCGTTGATGTACACCAGGATCTTGTCGGTGTTCTGCATTTCGTGGGTCAGCAAGGAGGCCATGTACTCGACGGTGTAATGGGTCTTGAGATAAGCGGTCTGGTAGCTGACCAGGGCGTAGGCCGCGCTGTGCGACTTGTTGAAACCGTACTCGGCGAATTTGGCCATCAGGTCGAAGATCTTCTCGGCCTTCTTGGGCGGGACCTTGTTGGCTTTGGCGCCCTCCAGGAAGCGCTCGCGCTGCTTGGCCATCTCCTCCGGCTTCTTTTTGCCCATGGCTCGCCGCAGCAAGTCGGCTTCGCCCAGGCTGTAGCTGGCCAAGGCGCTGGCGATCTGCATGACCTGCTCTTGATAGACGATGACGCCGTAGGTGCTTTTCAGGATGGGCTCGAGCTGGGGCAGCTCGTAGGTGATCTCGGTCTTGCCGTGCTTGCGATTGATGAAGTCGTCGACCATGCCGCTGCCCAGCGGGCCCGGACGGTAGAGGGCGACCAGGGCGATGATGTCCTCGAAGCAGTTGGGCTTGAGCCGGACCAAAAGGTCGCGCATGCCGCTGGATTCGAGCTGGAAGATGCCCAGGCCGTCGCCTTGGCAGAGGCTTTGGTAGACCTTGGGGTCGGCCAAGTCGATCTCGCTCAGCTTGAGGTCGATGCCCCGGGTCCGCTTGAGGATCTTCACCGCCACGTCGAGGACGGTCAGGGTCTTGAGGCCCAGGAAGTCGAACTTGACCAAGCCGATCTTCTCGACCCCTTTCATGTCGAACTGGGTGATGACCTCGTTGTCCGGCCCCTTGTAGAGGGGGCAGAATTCGGTCAGGGCCCGGTCGGCGATGACGACGCCGGCGGCGTGCATCGAGGCGTGGCGGGTCAGGCCTTCGAGCGAGCGGGCGATCTGGAGCAAGCGCTTCACGCCGGGGTCCTGCTTTTCCAGCTCCTGGAGCCGCGGCTCCTGCTGAAGAGCCTCCTGCAGCGTGATGTTGAGGGTATTGGGCACCAGCTTGGCGATCTTGTCGACCTCGCCGTAAGCCAGGTCCAGGACCCGGCCGACGTCGCGAATGACGGCCTTGGCCTTCATCTTTCCGAAAGTGATGATCTGGGAGACGTGGCCGTACTTCTCGCGGACGTAGCGGATGACCTCGTCGCGCCGGTTCATGCAAAAATCGATGTCCATGTCGGGCATGCTAATGCGCTCGGGGTTCAAGAATCGCTCGAAGAGCAGGTCGTAAGGCAGCGGATCGATGTCGGTGATCTTAAGGCAATAGGCGACCAGCGAGCCGGCGGCCGAGCCGCGGCCCGGCCCCACCGGAATTTTCTGATTCTTCGCGTAATTGATGAAGTCGGAGACGATCAGGAAATAGCCGGCGAAGCCCATCGGGCAGATGATCTCAAGCTCCACTTTAATTCGCTCGAGATAAGAGTCGCGGAGCTGCGGCGGCACTTCTTCGTAGCGGGCGCTGATCTCGGACCAGCGTTCCTCGAAGCCTTCGTAAGTGCGGCGACGGAGGTAGGTTTCGAGATCCTCGCCCGCCGGCGGCTGGTACTTTGGAAAATAATAGGTTTTGTCCGTGAAGCCGTAGCTGCACTGCTCAGCTATTTTTACAGTATTTTCAATAGCTTGCTCATAACTCTTAAAGTTTTGAATCATCTCCTGGGGCGACTTGAGATAGCGCTGCTCGCTCAAGTATTCGGCCCTCTCCTCTTCCTCATGGAGCGTGCGGCCCGATTGGATGCATTGGAGCGCCAAGTGGGCTTCGTAGTCCTCGCGCTTGAGATACTTGCAGTCGTTGGTCGCGACCAGCGGAACCCCGAATTCCTTGGCCAAGGCCGGCAGGGTCTCGTTGAGCTTCTTCTCGGCGGTGATCCCGTGATCCTGCAGCTCGAGGTAGAAGCGTTCCGGAAAGGTCTCGGCCAAATAGGTCATGGCCGCCCTCGCCTCCTCGGTCTCGCTCTTCATCCAGCGACGGTGGATCTCGCCGTGGAGAGTCCCCGAAATGGCAATCAGACCCTCGGCATGCTGGGCCAGAACCTCCTTGTCGATCCGGGGCTTGTAATAGAAGCCCTTGAGGTGAGCCAGGCTGAGCAGCCGGCAGAGGTTTTGGTAACCGGTCTTGTTCTGGACCAAGAGGATGAGGTTGGCCAGGAAGTGGTCCTTGCGCTTGGCGTCGCGCGACTCAAGGCTGCCGCCGGTCAAGTAATAGACCTCGGCGCCGAAGATGGGCTTGATGCCGGCGGCCTTGGCGGTCTCGTAGAGCTCGAGCGCGCCGAACATATTGCCGGCGTCGGTGACGGCCACCGCCTTCATACCAAGCTCTTTGACTCGATTGCAGAGGGAATCGAGGGTGATCGCGCCCTCAAGCAAGGAGTATTGGGAATGGACGTGAAGATGAACGAAGTCGCTTGTCATGGGATCCCTCACTCCGTTCGGGATGACCGTGTTTATTCCCACTCGATCGTCGCCGGCGGCTTAGACGAAATATCGTAAACCACCCGGTTGATCCCCCTCACCTCGTTGATGATTCGGCTCGAGATGCGGCCCAGGATCTCCGGCGGCAGCGGAACCCAATCGGCGGTCATTCCGTCGACGCTGGTCACGCAGCGAATGGCCAAGACGTTCTCATAAGTGCGCTCGTCGCCCATCACGCCGACCGTCTTGATCGGCAGCAGGACCGCGAAGGATTGCCAAACCTTGTAATACCAATCGGCGGCCTTGATCTCGCCCACCAGGATGTCGTCGGCCTCGCGCAGCAGGTCCAAACCTTCGCGGGTGACCTCGCCCAAGATCCGGATCGCCAGGCCCGGACCGGGAAAAGGCTGGCGATGGGTCAAGGTCTGAGGCATGCCGAGCTGGCGGCCCAACTCCCGCACTTCGTCCTTGAATAGCTCGCGGAGCGGCTCGACCAAGGCCAAGCCCATCCGTTCCGGCAAACCTCCGACGTTGTGATGGCTCTTGATGGTCGCCGAAGGCCCTTTGAAGGAGACGCTCTCGATGACGTCGGGATAGAGCGTCCCTTGGGCCAAGAATTTGGCGTCTTGGATCTTCTTGGCCATCTCCTCGAAGACGTAGACGAATTCGTTGCCGATGATCTTGCGCTTCTGCTCGGGATCGGTCACGCCCTTCAGCCGATCGAGGAAGCGGTCGGTGGCATCGACGTAGTGGAGCTTGATCTTGAAGTGGTTGCGGAAGGTGTCTTGGACCTTCTGGGCCTCGTCTTTGCGCAGCAGGCCGTTGTTGACGAAGATGCACTCGAGCTGATCGCCGATCGCCTCGTGAATCAAAAGCGCCGCCACGGTCGAGTCGACGCCGCCGGAGAGGCCGCAGATGACCTTGCCCTTTCCCACCTGCCGGCGAATCTTTTCCTTTTCGGTGGCGAGAAAGGCGCTCATGTTCCAGTCGGCCTTGAGCTCGGCAATGTGGAAGAGGAAATTGTGCAGGACCTGGACGCCCTCTTCGGTGTGGACCACTTCGGGGTGAAATTGGACGCCGTAGATCTTCTTCGCGACGTTGGCCACCGCGCAAAAGGGCGTGTTGTCGCTCTCACCGATCTTCTCGAAGCCGGCCGGCACCTTTTCCAAGCTGTCGCCATGGCTCATCCAAACCACGCTCTCGGCTTTGACGCCGCGGAAAAGCGGCGAAGTGGCGTCGGCTTTGAAGGTGGCTCGGCCGTATTCCCGCTTGCTCGAAGGCGTGACCTTGCCACCCAAATGGTGGGCCAACAGCTGGATGCCGTAACAGATCCCCAGAACCGGAAGCCCTAGCTCGAGGATGCGAAGGTCAAGCCCCGGCGCGTCCTTGCCCAAGACGCTGGCCGGGCCGCCCGAGAGAACGATGGCCTTGGGACCGAATTCGCGGATTTTTTCGAGGCTGACGTTGAAGGGCTGGATCTCGGAGTAGACGTTCTGCTCGCGAATCCGGCGGGCGATGAGCTGAGTGTATTGGGAGCCGTAGTCGAGGATGAGAACTTTGTCCATGGTCGTATTCTGCAATGTCATCCTGAGCGAAGCGAAGGATCTGCGACCACCTTGGTGGGTATGAGATCCTTCGTCGCTTCGCTCCTCAGGATGACGGCCTTGCCATCAATCCATATGATAATTCGGTGCTTCCTTGGTGATCACCACGTCGTGAACGTGCGATTCCTTCAAGCCCGAGCTGGTGATCTGAACAAACTTCGCCTTCTCGCGAAGCTCTTTCAAGCTGGCGCAGCCGGTGTAGCCCATGCCGGAGCGCAATCCGCCGACCAGCTGATAGATGTTGTCGCTCAAGGGGCCCCGGGAGGGCACCATCCCCTCGATGCCCTCGGGCACGAACTTGCCGCTGGCCTTTTTGTCGTCCTGGAAATAGCGGTCGCTGCTGCCCTGGCTCATCGCGCTGACCGAGCCCATGCCGCGGTAAACCTTGAAGCTTCGGCCTTGATAGAGCACCAGCTCGCCCGGCGA from bacterium includes the following:
- a CDS encoding metallophosphoesterase, which codes for MQLFPLKKLKLVVSDFHLGKGRHLPDGSPNLLEDFNADRQFVEFLDYYMNGSHHRADVELILNGDFFNLLQIDYRNRFSDVITESDALHKTMSILKGHPGLFDKLAEFSRLAHHSVTFVLGNHDPGLLWEGVREAVRLRLGGAVKFVMEAYEFDGVHVEHGNQYQADNRYDREHYFLSEGLPEPIINLPFGSFFVIHYLNELKKERPYIDKVHPFAMYKRWALLHDTWFAIRSALKVAYWFIKFLITPNPARKLSWRQILGILRQTTVHPRLHKEAERILMSREENRIVVFGHTHQHLYMRFKPGKEYFNTGTWNEKISLEVGSLGRFLRLTFVQIDYDDKKIPHGSLKEWKGHTNVIEELVF
- a CDS encoding (Fe-S)-binding protein, with amino-acid sequence MYPVAVGLLLIVGMAFFSYTINNRVGLLRMAKGKAWRFEKVPERVAALFTYAVGQRRMMQIKRDFWPGLWHAFIFWGFCVLSIRTVTLFGQGFDPDFHLPGFGGALGNFYNLNKDIFTVLVFSGCVFFLIRRWFTIPDRISISNEGWFILLTIMGLMVTEWFYDGGQLALGNHHIDPLWAPVGTLFSKLITALGWQPSTTHVVSISSYFLHLALILGFLNFLPYGKHFHIITSLPNVFMRNLRPYGALNPINLEDENITTFGIDKINEFSWKDVMDMYTCTECGRCTSHCPAYNTNKPLNPKQFLMELKEFSVHHSQDILEGSAEQKEAVLGKSLVPDVIDPEILWSCTTCRACEEACPVFIEYVQKIVDMRRHLVLMRGEFPAEAQATLRNIENNSNPWGIGFDERANWAKGMGVPSLAEKPEVDVLYWVGCAGSFDDRNKKVSTAVVKILQEAKIDFAILGPEEGCTGDPARRIGNEYLFQTLAKQNIDTMGKYKFKTVLAQCPHCFNTIKNEYPQFGGNYEVVHHTDFIKRLIDEGKIKPVKNLEEKVTYHDSCYLGRYNNIYDQPREVLKSIPGIEYQDVEISRNIGRCCGAGGGRMWMEEHLGERVNHKRLEDLMTVEPKTVASACPFCMTMITDAARDKHVEVKTKDIAEIVAESI
- the dnaE gene encoding DNA polymerase III subunit alpha, producing MTSDFVHLHVHSQYSLLEGAITLDSLCNRVKELGMKAVAVTDAGNMFGALELYETAKAAGIKPIFGAEVYYLTGGSLESRDAKRKDHFLANLILLVQNKTGYQNLCRLLSLAHLKGFYYKPRIDKEVLAQHAEGLIAISGTLHGEIHRRWMKSETEEARAAMTYLAETFPERFYLELQDHGITAEKKLNETLPALAKEFGVPLVATNDCKYLKREDYEAHLALQCIQSGRTLHEEEERAEYLSEQRYLKSPQEMIQNFKSYEQAIENTVKIAEQCSYGFTDKTYYFPKYQPPAGEDLETYLRRRTYEGFEERWSEISARYEEVPPQLRDSYLERIKVELEIICPMGFAGYFLIVSDFINYAKNQKIPVGPGRGSAAGSLVAYCLKITDIDPLPYDLLFERFLNPERISMPDMDIDFCMNRRDEVIRYVREKYGHVSQIITFGKMKAKAVIRDVGRVLDLAYGEVDKIAKLVPNTLNITLQEALQQEPRLQELEKQDPGVKRLLQIARSLEGLTRHASMHAAGVVIADRALTEFCPLYKGPDNEVITQFDMKGVEKIGLVKFDFLGLKTLTVLDVAVKILKRTRGIDLKLSEIDLADPKVYQSLCQGDGLGIFQLESSGMRDLLVRLKPNCFEDIIALVALYRPGPLGSGMVDDFINRKHGKTEITYELPQLEPILKSTYGVIVYQEQVMQIASALASYSLGEADLLRRAMGKKKPEEMAKQRERFLEGAKANKVPPKKAEKIFDLMAKFAEYGFNKSHSAAYALVSYQTAYLKTHYTVEYMASLLTHEMQNTDKILVYINDCRERGISILPPDVNASYKFFSVEGPGEIRFGLAAVKGVGDTAIESVMEAREAGGKFQTLFDFCERVDLRRANKKVLESLIKCGAMDGMGERAPLMAALDIAMDWGIRHRDEKRVGQTSMFALLPAHEAVPQLPNTAEWPEGEKLAFEKEALGFYITGHPLRRYKDQIQRLASFDTRKCAQAVDKSEVGLCGMVVAMKEILTKKGARMAFLTLEDLTGTIEVVVFSDLFAQSASLLKSDVPLFVKGNVDHNDEATKILAREILSLEQMRLQKTKAVHLTVRQELMTREALEEFKQLLGRYPGKLPAYLHLVGPSERETVLALPPDLEVGLCDDFIGEVERMFGASSLMLN
- the hflX gene encoding GTPase HflX — its product is MVGIRHPRQSTLDARESLFELERLVHTAGALVISTTQQELKKIEPSTFIGKGKLEEISDLVRETQADTVVFDEDLTPGQNRNLEEKLRCKVVDRTGLILDIFAQHARSKEGKLQVELAQCMYLMPRLVGQWAHFGRLGGGIGTRGPGETQLEVDRRRIRERISRIKGQLERVEVSRQLHRQKRAGVPIPTVAMVGYTNAGKSTLMNYLTHAGVLVEDKLFATLDPTVRRLSLPSGREVLLSDTVGFIRKLPHQLVDAFKATFEEVRGADLLLHVIDVSYPTWPQQKECVEAVLQELGLHSKPTIEVYNKIDLLGASAANGHGARISARSGKGVPELLQQIEDRLHENFKTVQVKVPYELGDRLDWIYRVGEVHERKDGEDGVWMQVALSPDDYGRLRKERAIRMRTVRAS
- a CDS encoding CsgG/HfaB family protein; the encoded protein is MMKRLTLASAAILAAGVALGFSQSAEAKKKEYPACSQQPTVAVDQFRYENIYIGWDEFAGAARDVAVNELTNSGCFRVVERGGAGVGAGYDREQFLQATGQARPGQKKAKGGNVTLASRIVQFALTGVSKDNVGGSFGGLGVGGGKFGLGAVSPKSSNFRMTCRMYDSSTSEVLASSEVSKNKVDIGLLGAGGGSGLGFGGDFWYKNPVGKAVSEMIHDCAVQLAERTQNMNFSN
- a CDS encoding CDP-alcohol phosphatidyltransferase family protein — its product is MALFNLPNSLTLLRILLVPVFTYYFLAGQYRIALLIFVVTGLTDVVDGYLARRLQLKTNLGAALDPAADKLLMFVTFIVLAMRGLVPVWLAVLVIFRDLWIIGGLAVIKFSHIPIRFGPSRLSKLTTFFQLQTIFLAFLLTFLRSEQPDSLMAWEPLVARILGWVIYAAALMTIASGIHYTRVGWGIYREGKRAALSPEKVEARRQ
- the lipB gene encoding lipoyl(octanoyl) transferase LipB, whose product is MPKIPSIQFESLGRRPFAEVLEMQLKLRRRRQAGEIGDRVLFVEHPRVITRGRRPAEEDFKISPAELQGRGFEVADAGRGGRLTYHGPGQLVAYFIVSLTMRKLSIPQFVRRVEESVIGSLGEFGIAAATREGCPGVWVGGSKIASVGFSVDRGVSMHGVAVNVDPRLEDFGVIVPCGIQDCEITSMRQLLGRAPILVEVEELLRKKIAEKFDSPSPLVGEGGFDGVETG